In the Paraflavitalea devenefica genome, one interval contains:
- a CDS encoding thioredoxin family protein: MKLILFSLLTGMGLSFTGWQADFETAKKIAKEKDRLILLNFSGSDWCGPCIRLHKEVFDSDAFTTMSDSSLVLYEADFPRNKKNQLPEDLQKRNDALADQYNPQGKFPFTLLLTAEGKVVRTWDGYQGNSTLFIEQIKSVYDAHHH, translated from the coding sequence ATGAAACTGATCCTTTTTTCGCTGCTGACTGGCATGGGGCTGTCGTTCACCGGATGGCAGGCAGATTTTGAGACTGCTAAAAAGATCGCTAAAGAAAAGGACCGGTTGATACTGTTGAATTTTTCCGGCTCCGACTGGTGCGGTCCCTGCATCCGGTTACACAAAGAAGTATTCGACAGCGATGCGTTCACAACAATGTCCGACAGTTCGCTGGTGCTGTACGAGGCGGATTTCCCCCGTAATAAAAAGAACCAGTTGCCCGAAGATCTGCAAAAGCGCAATGATGCCCTGGCCGATCAATATAACCCACAAGGTAAATTCCCTTTTACCCTGTTACTGACTGCGGAGGGGAAAGTGGTAAGAACATGGGACGGCTACCAGGGCAACAGCACCCTGTTTATCGAACAGATAAAATCCGTATACGATGCTCATCATCACTGA
- a CDS encoding FAD:protein FMN transferase produces MLIITDTPLVEYRQSERLMGNTFEITVVAREEAWAREKIALAIAEIRRIEKLLTTFDEHSQTNRINRYAGIRPVQVDREVFELIRRSLKISAVTEGAFDITYGSVDKCLWNFDRNMKQLPDPQTARAAVKLINYRHVLLNEVEGSVMLKEKGMRIGFGGIGKGYAADRAKALLVKEGVQSGIVNASGDLITWGTQADGKPWTIGIAHPDDARAAFSWLNIADLAIATSGNYEKYVMIDGKKYSHTIHPKTGMPVSGIKSVTIISPYAEIADAMATPVMVMGVQAGLHLLNQIDHLGCIIVDDHNKIYSSKNIHLS; encoded by the coding sequence ATGCTCATCATCACTGATACGCCCCTGGTTGAGTACAGGCAGTCAGAAAGGCTGATGGGCAATACCTTCGAAATAACCGTGGTAGCACGGGAGGAGGCCTGGGCGCGTGAAAAGATAGCGCTGGCCATTGCGGAGATCAGGCGGATCGAAAAGCTCCTGACAACCTTTGATGAGCACAGCCAGACCAACAGGATAAACCGGTACGCAGGCATCCGTCCGGTGCAGGTAGACCGGGAAGTGTTTGAACTGATCCGGCGTTCCCTCAAAATATCAGCGGTTACAGAGGGTGCCTTTGATATCACCTACGGTTCAGTAGACAAATGCCTGTGGAATTTTGACCGGAACATGAAGCAATTGCCCGATCCGCAAACCGCCAGAGCGGCGGTAAAGCTGATCAATTACCGCCATGTATTGCTGAACGAAGTCGAAGGAAGTGTGATGCTGAAAGAAAAAGGCATGCGCATCGGCTTTGGCGGCATTGGTAAAGGCTATGCGGCCGACAGGGCCAAAGCATTACTGGTGAAAGAAGGTGTGCAAAGCGGCATTGTCAATGCTTCCGGAGATCTCATCACCTGGGGCACGCAGGCCGATGGCAAGCCCTGGACCATTGGTATTGCCCATCCGGATGATGCACGGGCTGCCTTTTCCTGGCTCAATATTGCTGACCTGGCCATTGCTACCTCCGGCAATTATGAGAAGTACGTAATGATCGATGGCAAAAAATATTCGCATACCATCCATCCAAAAACAGGGATGCCGGTATCGGGTATCAAAAGCGTCACCATCATCAGCCCTTATGCGGAGATCGCCGATGCCATGGCCACTCCGGTGATGGTAATGGGTGTGCAGGCAGGCCTTCACCTCCTTAACCAGATCGATCACTTGGGCTGTATCATTGTAGACGATCATAATAAGATCTATTCTTCAAAAAACATCCATTTGTCATGA
- a CDS encoding DUF4266 domain-containing protein has protein sequence MSNTKSIMTLAAVLVIGAVSCTTVKEYQKNKLNDAEMILSNRKVEKTELNFQSYREGASGANAGKSGGGCGCN, from the coding sequence ATGAGCAACACAAAAAGTATAATGACACTGGCAGCAGTACTGGTGATAGGAGCTGTCTCCTGTACTACAGTAAAAGAGTACCAGAAAAATAAACTCAATGATGCAGAAATGATCCTGAGTAACCGGAAGGTGGAGAAAACAGAGCTCAATTTCCAATCGTACCGGGAAGGCGCTTCCGGTGCCAATGCCGGTAAAAGTGGCGGCGGTTGCGGTTGTAACTGA
- a CDS encoding DUF3570 domain-containing protein: MKQVFLTALGILALLKSYTQQAPDTTGYENRKLKIEEVNLVSSYYGQTGDHGAVTGGLGAQKLTDIANVFDIRLAKYDRKLRKHTFGLEVGIDHFSSASYDKIDLKANSSASWSDTRIYPSLTWTVENEKKGRSFGIGLSSSAEFDYHSFGANISFTQKTRDRNGEFSVRLQGYFDQVKLLTPIELRSGAGGGGGDGYDTDNRTTVAGSLSWSQVINKNLQVMVLADLVHQQGFLSLPFYRVYFNDGTVHQEKLPGSRFKIPLGFRANYFLGDKVIIRTYYRFYHDDWGITAHTANLEVPVKITPFVSISPFYRFYTQTAATWFAPYQEHTSTDKYFTSNYDLSEFNSNFLGAGIRLAPPKGILGMQHFNMIELRYGRYTRSNNMNANSLSLNIRFK; the protein is encoded by the coding sequence ATGAAACAGGTGTTTTTAACTGCCCTGGGGATACTCGCCCTGCTGAAGTCGTACACGCAACAGGCGCCCGATACAACGGGGTATGAGAACAGGAAGCTGAAGATAGAAGAAGTAAACCTGGTGTCAAGCTATTATGGGCAAACAGGCGATCATGGGGCTGTTACCGGCGGCCTGGGTGCACAAAAGCTAACCGATATAGCCAACGTATTTGACATCCGGCTCGCTAAATACGATCGCAAATTGCGCAAGCATACTTTCGGCCTGGAAGTGGGCATCGATCATTTCTCCTCTGCTTCCTACGATAAAATAGACCTGAAAGCTAATTCATCCGCTTCCTGGTCCGACACCAGGATTTATCCTTCTTTGACATGGACAGTGGAGAACGAAAAGAAAGGGCGTAGCTTCGGCATCGGTCTTTCGTCTTCGGCTGAGTTCGATTACCACTCTTTTGGCGCCAATATCAGTTTTACACAAAAGACCAGGGACAGGAATGGGGAGTTCAGCGTCCGCCTGCAAGGATACTTTGATCAGGTAAAACTGCTAACACCAATAGAATTAAGGTCTGGTGCAGGCGGGGGAGGCGGCGATGGTTATGATACCGATAACCGGACCACTGTGGCGGGTTCACTCTCCTGGTCGCAGGTGATCAATAAAAACCTGCAGGTAATGGTACTGGCCGATCTGGTGCACCAACAGGGCTTCCTGAGCCTTCCTTTTTATCGTGTATACTTTAATGATGGAACTGTACACCAGGAGAAACTGCCTGGCAGCCGGTTTAAAATCCCGCTGGGTTTCAGGGCCAATTATTTTTTAGGCGACAAGGTTATTATCAGGACCTACTATCGTTTTTATCATGACGATTGGGGCATTACCGCTCATACAGCCAACCTGGAAGTGCCGGTAAAGATCACGCCTTTTGTGTCCATCAGTCCTTTTTACCGGTTCTACACCCAAACAGCCGCTACCTGGTTTGCGCCTTACCAGGAGCATACTTCCACGGATAAATATTTTACCAGCAACTACGACCTGTCGGAGTTCAATAGTAACTTCCTGGGAGCCGGTATCCGGCTGGCGCCGCCCAAAGGTATACTCGGTATGCAGCATTTCAATATGATCGAGTTGCGGTACGGACGTTACACCAGGAGTAACAATATGAATGCCAACAGCCTGTCGCTTAATATCAGGTTTAAGTAA
- a CDS encoding family 43 glycosylhydrolase, producing MKNIVLALLLTGSLQVSKAQEKMTAYLFTYFTGNAKQEEAIRFALSTDGYAFRALNNNKPVIPSADISSTGGIRDPHILRGADGKSFYMVATDMVSANGWNSNRAMVLMRSTDLVNWKSAVVNMQQRFPGNEELLRVWAPQTIYDAKAGKYMIYWSMKHGNDPDKIYYAYANANFTDLETAPQQLFFSPTNDACIDGDIIQKDGKCYLFFKTEDRSPGIKVAVSDKLTGGYVPQEKYIQQTTDPVEGAGVFKLNNSKDYILMYDVYTKGRYQFTRTSDFKHFKVMDSLVSMNFHPRHGTVIAITQAEAERLMSKWGRPEDILSSVKAPAIKKYNLQIDTLKKQLYLPVKPGTNLRAFNPGFSTIPGVTIKPNTPQDFTKGLVPYTVQIKGQQPQVWRVEAAQAGNPVLDGYYADPDMLYSNETGKYYIYPTSDGFHNWGGTYFKTFSSKDLVNWKDEGVILDLVKDVSWAKRNAWAPCIIEKKTGNGYKYYFYFTGAQKIGVAVSDHPAGPFRATDKPLVDKHPEGVKHGQEIDPEVFTDPQTQKNYLYWGNGYMACAELEDDMISLKPGTTKVITPDNTFREGTTVFFRNGKYYFLWSEDDTRSVNYRVRYGTADKPDGSITVPANNLVIAKDTTTGIYATGHNTVLQIPGKDEWYIVYHRFNFPKGITMGDAGGFHREVCIDKLEFDAQGNILQTIPTHKGIKPVTK from the coding sequence ATGAAGAATATTGTATTGGCATTACTACTGACCGGATCATTACAGGTATCAAAGGCCCAGGAAAAAATGACAGCCTACCTGTTCACCTACTTTACAGGCAACGCAAAACAGGAAGAAGCCATCCGCTTTGCCCTCAGTACCGACGGTTACGCTTTCAGAGCGCTCAACAACAACAAGCCGGTCATTCCTTCTGCGGACATCAGTTCTACCGGTGGCATCCGCGATCCGCATATACTCCGGGGAGCCGATGGAAAATCCTTTTACATGGTGGCTACCGACATGGTATCGGCCAATGGATGGAATTCCAACAGGGCGATGGTATTAATGCGGTCAACCGACCTCGTCAACTGGAAGTCGGCAGTGGTCAACATGCAGCAACGGTTTCCCGGCAATGAAGAACTGCTGCGGGTATGGGCTCCGCAAACCATCTATGATGCCAAAGCAGGCAAATACATGATCTATTGGTCTATGAAACATGGTAATGACCCCGATAAGATCTACTATGCCTATGCCAATGCCAACTTTACCGATCTGGAGACCGCCCCGCAACAACTCTTCTTCAGCCCCACCAACGATGCCTGTATTGATGGCGATATCATACAGAAAGACGGTAAATGCTACCTCTTCTTTAAAACAGAGGACAGAAGCCCGGGTATCAAAGTGGCAGTATCAGATAAACTCACCGGCGGTTACGTACCGCAGGAGAAATACATACAGCAAACCACCGATCCGGTGGAAGGGGCCGGCGTGTTCAAGCTCAACAACAGCAAGGATTACATCCTCATGTATGATGTATATACCAAGGGCAGGTACCAGTTTACCCGCACCAGCGACTTCAAACATTTTAAGGTAATGGACTCCCTGGTGTCTATGAACTTTCATCCCCGTCATGGAACAGTAATCGCCATTACGCAGGCAGAAGCAGAAAGGCTCATGAGCAAATGGGGACGTCCGGAAGACATACTCTCTTCCGTAAAGGCGCCTGCCATCAAAAAATACAACCTGCAAATAGACACCCTTAAAAAGCAACTTTACCTGCCGGTAAAACCAGGTACCAACCTGCGGGCATTCAATCCCGGCTTTTCAACTATCCCCGGCGTCACCATAAAACCCAATACGCCGCAGGATTTTACAAAAGGACTTGTTCCGTACACGGTGCAGATCAAAGGACAGCAACCACAGGTGTGGCGTGTAGAAGCAGCACAGGCAGGCAATCCTGTATTGGACGGTTACTATGCCGATCCCGATATGCTGTACTCCAACGAAACCGGGAAATACTACATCTACCCAACCAGTGATGGGTTCCATAATTGGGGAGGCACCTACTTTAAAACATTCTCTTCAAAAGACCTTGTCAACTGGAAAGACGAAGGCGTCATACTCGACCTGGTGAAAGACGTGAGTTGGGCCAAAAGAAATGCCTGGGCGCCCTGTATCATCGAAAAGAAGACGGGCAACGGCTACAAATATTATTTCTATTTTACGGGGGCACAAAAGATCGGTGTGGCGGTAAGTGATCATCCGGCCGGACCATTCCGTGCAACGGATAAGCCACTGGTGGATAAACACCCGGAAGGAGTGAAACACGGACAGGAAATAGATCCCGAAGTATTTACTGATCCGCAAACACAGAAAAATTACCTCTACTGGGGCAATGGCTACATGGCCTGTGCAGAGTTGGAAGATGACATGATCTCCCTGAAGCCCGGCACTACCAAAGTCATTACACCCGATAACACCTTCCGCGAAGGCACCACCGTTTTCTTCCGCAATGGCAAATACTACTTCCTGTGGTCCGAAGATGATACCCGCAGCGTTAACTACCGCGTGCGGTATGGTACGGCTGATAAGCCCGATGGGTCAATCACCGTTCCGGCCAATAACCTCGTTATTGCAAAAGATACCACAACAGGCATCTATGCTACCGGGCACAATACGGTATTGCAGATCCCCGGCAAAGATGAATGGTACATTGTATACCACCGGTTCAATTTCCCTAAAGGAATAACCATGGGAGATGCAGGAGGTTTTCACCGGGAAGTATGCATAGACAAACTGGAATTTGATGCACAGGGTAATATCCTGCAAACAATTCCTACCCATAAAGGCATTAAGCCGGTTACGAAGTAA
- a CDS encoding alpha/beta fold hydrolase, with protein MKTINTRLQAIAFMACLCMLSIGTVHAQQVMKPTSSGYAPVNGLKMYYEVYGQGKPIVLLHGSYMTIGLNWSQLIPELAKSHKVIALEIQGHGHTADIDRTPSYKAMASDVAGVLKHLKIDSADVLGYSLGGTIAYQLAIDNPGLVSKLIIVSSVYKYKGWQPEVLNVLKMMTPEFLDGTPLKTEYEKVAPRPGDWRKFLAKFIAFDKEDFDLGDDKIKAIQSPVLLINGDNDGVDKEHVIQSYKLFGGSVFADMNGFPRSRLAIVPATSHVTLMMETQKLWAIIQPFIDNVPPMTMH; from the coding sequence ATGAAAACAATCAACACCCGTTTACAGGCAATTGCATTCATGGCATGCCTGTGTATGTTATCCATTGGCACCGTCCATGCTCAACAGGTAATGAAACCTACTTCATCGGGCTATGCGCCGGTGAATGGTTTGAAAATGTATTATGAAGTGTATGGCCAGGGGAAACCCATTGTATTGCTGCATGGCAGTTATATGACGATCGGATTGAACTGGAGCCAGCTTATCCCGGAACTCGCTAAATCACATAAAGTGATCGCGCTGGAAATACAGGGACATGGCCATACGGCCGATATTGACCGGACGCCTTCCTATAAAGCAATGGCCAGCGATGTGGCAGGTGTATTAAAGCATTTGAAGATTGACAGCGCTGATGTACTGGGCTATAGCCTGGGCGGTACAATCGCTTATCAACTGGCCATTGATAACCCTGGCCTGGTGAGTAAGCTGATCATTGTTTCCTCTGTTTATAAATACAAAGGATGGCAGCCTGAAGTGCTGAATGTGTTAAAGATGATGACCCCTGAATTTTTAGACGGTACGCCTTTGAAAACCGAGTATGAAAAGGTAGCTCCCCGTCCGGGCGACTGGCGAAAGTTCCTTGCTAAGTTTATCGCTTTCGACAAGGAAGATTTTGACCTGGGAGATGACAAGATCAAAGCCATTCAATCGCCGGTACTGCTGATCAATGGCGACAATGATGGGGTAGATAAGGAACATGTGATCCAATCGTATAAGCTATTTGGCGGAAGCGTATTTGCCGATATGAATGGTTTCCCGCGTTCCCGCCTCGCTATTGTGCCCGCTACCTCCCACGTAACCCTGATGATGGAAACGCAAAAGCTGTGGGCCATTATACAACCTTTCATTGATAATGTGCCGCCGATGACGATGCATTGA
- a CDS encoding S9 family peptidase, whose protein sequence is MHKIHSVTLAAILYSQLITAQTVTRFQPTHPEMVQRYLRASRIDSATKNAVFKTSVTAVWLPGGKSCWYRNLLKDSVQEYIYVDVVKAKKQSLFHRQRLAEGLQQAGITIDSLRPFLSAIELPAGKPLLRFTVQGQRIECNLNNYTCTRIPMPVEPAAGSGQGRFRGGFNNPFPAGSTSPDKQWEAYIEKGNLFIKPANGGGTPIQFTTDGTPDKPYGAAYWSPDSKYLAGYHINLVRDSSVYYILTSLSGTMRGQLRSQPYKQPGDAWTLYAPFLFNIEQQKAMKVKAEPIDFLNAPEPHWRKGDARYFTYEKMDRGHQRFRVIEVDAANASTRTVIDEQTSTFIYNSRNYTHYLTATNQLLRTSEKDGWNHIYLVDLITGKEQPVTTGNWVVRGVDSIDAVKKEIWFRASGMNAGEDPYNIHYYRIGFDGKKLTSLTPAPGNHTVVFSDDKTYFTDTYSQVNIAPRTVLGRTADAKEIMLLEEADLSIYKLAGVSPPEVFVAKARDGVTDIWGIVSKPSDYDPAKKYPVLENIYAGPHDAFVPKNFTPYSEMQSLAELGFIVVMIDGMGTANRSKAFHDVCWKNLADAGLPDRIGWIKALAQKYPFVDAERVGIYGTSAGGQSSTGALLFHPEFYKAAVSACGCHDNRVDKQWWNEQWMGFPVGKHYDEQSNVTNAPKLQGKLLLIVGEADTNVPPESTYRVADALIKAGKSFDLLSIPGMGHSDGGVYGRMRKRDFFVKHLMGVEPPDRNAGELPAFAEVGRERWSFQ, encoded by the coding sequence ATGCATAAAATACATTCTGTCACACTGGCCGCAATACTATACAGCCAGCTCATCACCGCGCAAACAGTTACCCGTTTTCAACCTACCCACCCCGAAATGGTGCAGCGCTACCTGCGCGCGTCACGGATAGACAGCGCCACCAAAAATGCCGTATTCAAAACCAGCGTAACGGCCGTATGGCTGCCCGGTGGGAAATCATGCTGGTACCGGAATCTATTGAAAGATAGTGTGCAGGAATACATCTATGTGGATGTGGTGAAAGCAAAGAAACAATCCTTGTTCCACCGGCAGCGGCTGGCTGAAGGGTTACAACAGGCAGGCATTACCATTGATTCCCTCCGGCCTTTTCTCTCTGCAATAGAACTGCCGGCAGGCAAGCCACTCCTGCGGTTCACCGTGCAGGGTCAGCGTATCGAATGCAACTTAAATAACTATACCTGCACCAGGATACCGATGCCTGTCGAACCAGCGGCTGGTAGCGGGCAGGGACGTTTCCGTGGTGGGTTCAACAATCCATTTCCTGCCGGCAGTACCTCACCCGATAAGCAGTGGGAAGCCTACATAGAAAAAGGTAACCTCTTTATAAAGCCCGCCAATGGTGGCGGCACGCCCATACAATTCACCACCGATGGCACGCCCGATAAACCTTATGGAGCGGCTTACTGGAGTCCCGACAGCAAATACCTCGCAGGCTATCACATCAACCTCGTCAGGGATTCTTCGGTATACTATATACTTACCTCGCTGTCTGGCACCATGCGCGGGCAACTGCGTTCACAACCCTACAAACAACCCGGCGATGCCTGGACACTTTACGCGCCTTTCTTGTTCAATATAGAGCAGCAGAAGGCCATGAAAGTAAAGGCGGAACCCATTGACTTCTTAAATGCGCCGGAACCACATTGGCGCAAGGGTGATGCCCGCTACTTCACCTATGAAAAAATGGACCGCGGCCACCAGCGTTTCCGCGTCATAGAAGTGGATGCAGCCAATGCTTCCACCCGCACGGTAATAGATGAGCAAACCAGCACCTTCATCTACAATAGCCGGAACTATACGCATTACCTCACCGCTACCAATCAACTGCTGCGTACTTCTGAAAAAGATGGCTGGAACCATATCTACCTCGTTGACCTCATCACCGGTAAAGAACAGCCGGTTACAACAGGCAACTGGGTGGTGCGCGGGGTAGACAGCATTGACGCAGTTAAAAAAGAGATCTGGTTCCGCGCCAGTGGTATGAACGCCGGCGAAGATCCCTACAACATCCATTATTATCGCATAGGATTCGATGGCAAAAAACTTACATCCCTCACGCCAGCCCCGGGCAATCATACCGTAGTCTTCTCTGATGATAAAACTTACTTTACCGATACGTATTCGCAGGTAAACATAGCGCCAAGAACGGTATTGGGGCGCACAGCCGATGCCAAAGAGATCATGCTGCTGGAAGAAGCCGATCTTTCCATATACAAGCTGGCAGGCGTAAGCCCACCCGAAGTATTTGTAGCGAAAGCGCGGGATGGCGTTACAGACATCTGGGGCATTGTGAGCAAACCTTCTGATTATGATCCTGCTAAAAAATACCCGGTGCTGGAAAACATCTATGCTGGTCCGCATGATGCCTTTGTACCCAAGAACTTCACGCCCTACAGTGAAATGCAAAGCCTCGCAGAACTGGGTTTCATTGTGGTCATGATTGATGGCATGGGTACCGCCAATCGATCCAAAGCCTTTCATGATGTATGCTGGAAGAACCTGGCCGATGCCGGCCTGCCCGACAGGATAGGATGGATAAAAGCACTGGCACAGAAATATCCTTTTGTGGATGCAGAAAGGGTGGGTATCTATGGTACCTCTGCCGGCGGACAAAGCTCTACCGGTGCGCTGCTCTTTCACCCGGAATTTTACAAAGCAGCCGTATCCGCCTGCGGTTGTCATGATAACCGGGTAGACAAACAATGGTGGAATGAACAGTGGATGGGCTTTCCGGTGGGCAAGCATTATGACGAGCAATCCAATGTAACCAATGCGCCAAAGTTGCAGGGTAAACTATTGCTCATCGTGGGAGAGGCCGATACCAACGTGCCGCCCGAATCTACCTACCGCGTGGCAGATGCCTTGATAAAAGCAGGCAAGAGCTTTGACCTCCTCTCCATACCCGGCATGGGGCACAGTGATGGTGGCGTGTATGGCAGGATGCGGAAGCGCGATTTCTTTGTAAAACACCTTATGGGCGTGGAGCCACCCGACCGCAATGCCGGCGAACTGCCCGCCTTTGCCGAAGTAGGCAGGGAGCGCTGGAGCTTTCAGTAA
- a CDS encoding glycoside hydrolase family 2 protein produces MKAFLLAATFLITTIAIHAQSGNPTTPVKTALRKTATGYQLYRNGQPYFVKGAGGDDFPARIAAYGGNSIRTWGTEGAQRILDSASKYGLTVLLGLHVASERHGFNYDDTTAVRKQLEKLRGEVLKYKDHPALLAWGIGNELNLHYSNVKVWNAANDISKMIHAIDPNHPTTTVLAGVNKGLVDHLKARTTDIDLLAINMYGPLATLPQTLRQSGWEGAYLVTEWGPTGHWECLQTAWQSSIEETSSEKAAVYKSRYEYSVERDREKCLGSYVFLWGQKQERTPTWYGLFTEKGEESEVVDVMQYLWSGKWPANKAPHLYSLQLNNKKALDNIYLQPGSSYNAVTAVADPDKDKLSYRWEVLPEPTQLSEGGDFEARPKPIAGLVTTTGEGKATLKAPEKEGAYRLFVYVTDGHNNVATANIPFYIKQ; encoded by the coding sequence ATGAAAGCCTTCCTTCTTGCAGCTACATTTTTAATCACAACGATTGCTATACACGCACAATCCGGTAACCCCACTACACCCGTAAAAACAGCACTCCGCAAAACAGCCACAGGATACCAGCTATACAGAAATGGCCAACCTTACTTTGTAAAAGGAGCGGGCGGCGATGACTTTCCCGCGCGCATTGCTGCTTATGGCGGTAATTCCATCCGCACCTGGGGCACCGAAGGAGCGCAACGCATCCTTGATTCTGCCAGTAAATATGGATTGACCGTATTGTTGGGCCTTCATGTAGCGAGCGAACGGCATGGCTTCAACTATGATGATACAACGGCCGTAAGAAAGCAATTGGAAAAACTGAGAGGCGAAGTATTAAAATACAAAGACCATCCCGCTTTACTGGCCTGGGGCATTGGCAACGAATTGAACCTGCATTATTCGAATGTCAAAGTATGGAATGCGGCCAATGACATTTCAAAAATGATCCATGCCATAGACCCCAATCATCCTACCACTACCGTATTGGCCGGTGTTAACAAGGGCCTCGTTGATCACCTCAAAGCAAGAACAACGGATATTGACCTGCTGGCTATTAACATGTATGGACCACTGGCCACCTTGCCACAAACCCTGCGGCAGTCGGGCTGGGAGGGCGCTTACCTCGTAACGGAATGGGGACCTACCGGTCATTGGGAATGCCTGCAAACAGCCTGGCAATCATCTATTGAAGAAACCAGCAGCGAAAAAGCAGCTGTATACAAAAGCCGGTATGAATATTCTGTGGAAAGGGACAGGGAAAAATGCCTGGGTTCCTATGTTTTCCTGTGGGGACAAAAGCAGGAGCGTACGCCTACCTGGTATGGTTTATTTACCGAAAAAGGAGAGGAGTCGGAAGTCGTGGATGTCATGCAATACCTCTGGTCGGGAAAATGGCCGGCCAACAAAGCGCCTCATCTGTATTCCCTGCAGTTGAACAACAAAAAAGCGCTGGACAATATATACCTCCAACCAGGCAGCAGTTACAATGCCGTCACGGCAGTGGCTGATCCTGATAAAGATAAACTCAGCTATCGCTGGGAAGTATTGCCGGAACCCACCCAACTCAGTGAAGGCGGCGACTTCGAAGCAAGGCCGAAACCAATAGCAGGGTTGGTTACTACTACCGGTGAAGGGAAAGCCACCTTAAAAGCACCTGAAAAGGAAGGCGCTTACCGTTTATTTGTTTATGTCACAGACGGCCATAACAACGTAGCCACCGCCAATATCCCCTTCTATATAAAGCAATAA